From one Humulus lupulus chromosome 8, drHumLupu1.1, whole genome shotgun sequence genomic stretch:
- the LOC133795413 gene encoding uncharacterized protein LOC133795413 has translation MARTRATGLRNTSPVPPLLEPATAATDSSLSNPDAPPQEPPISRVLSSPIHVSNRFSSFSVLDRPAHEDGSSPYFLSTGDHPALVLASPPLMDKNFQQWRRDFKISIRAKNKLPFLNRSLPQPAEDGPLLNQWLRCNHMVMSWILHSVSPDIKSSIMLLDTAAAMWNELNSRFDQGNGPKIFDL, from the coding sequence ATGGCACGAACAAGAGCTACAGGTCTTCGAAATACAAGCCCCGTTCCTCCTCTTCTGGAGCCTGCAACGGCTGCTACTGATTCATCTCTTTCGAATCCTGATGCTCCTCCTCAAGAACCCCCAATTTCTAGGGTTCTGAGTTCTCCCATCCATGTCTCCAATCGTTTCTCTTCTTTTTCCGTTCTTGATCGACCTGCCCATGAAGATGGTAGTAGTCCCTACTTCTTGAGCACAGGAGATCATCCAGCACTTGTTCTTGCCTCTCCTCCCCTCATGGACAAGAATTTTCAACAATGGAGAAGGGATTTCAAGATCTCCATTCGGGCAAAGAACAAGCTCCCCTTTCTCAACAGATCTCTCCCTCAACCAGCTGAAGATGGTCCTCTTCTCAATCAATGGCTTCGCTGCAACCACATGGTAATGTCTTGGATACTTCACTCTGTTTCCCCTGACATCAAAAGTAGTATTATGTTATTGGACACTGCTGCTGCTATGTGGAATGAACTAAACAGTAGGTTTGATCAAGGCAACGGACCTAAGATCTTTGATCTTTGA